The window agaaaaaacttaAGTGATCTTCTACAAACATGTTTTGTGTTCAGTTTTAGATTGACCATAGCCATTCTGTTTATTCATTTAACTTGAAAATGCTGAATAAAAGCTATTTCAGTTTGACCTAAGCTGATACCCTTCATTCCCCAACCCCAAGGCTTCAATTTGGCAGCTTTGAAAAGTTATTTCTTGCTTGGGCTCTGGCTTCATACACTCAGTAAGTCATGAGGTTATGACATCAGTTCATGAATGCAGCATTATGTATAGTTCCATTTActgaaaatttcttctttttgtgaGCAAATTAAGTGGGTAGTTATTGTTAAGAGGAAATTGTTTTTATTGGACAAACTTCATCCAGCAGCTCAAGAGAGAGGAAATTTTAAAGCAGATAAGACTGACAATTATTATTCAGTCATACTTCATCTCTAAAATTTACAGACTTTGCTCCCCACAAGTAACAActccaacaacaacaacaagaaacTGCTGTCCTGAATAATTCTGCCACTTCTCAACAAGGCCTAGATATCCAGAGTCCACTGCAGAGGTCAAAGAGTCCGGTGCTGAGTTTCATATGTACTTAAGGGTCCATCACTGGGCCACTGCAACATCACAAAGTGTATGTCAAAAGTCTGCTGGGTACTTCTAAACCCTTGTAAATACAGAACTTAACATTGAATTGACCTCATAATGtgcaatattttaaattgaaggCCATAGATAAAAGTCAAATATAAAAATTTCAGCAACAACAAATTCTGTCTTCGGTAGTTTCTGAAACTCTGTAAGGAACAACATCAAGATACTATGTTTACCTTTCGCCATTAATAAAATATGCACTTTTGTTGGTAGATGAATGAGTCATTTTAAATTGTCTGGGTCTTTCCCACATTTGTATGGACACAGAAATAAACAAGGTAACAGAGAAATTGAACTGTCCTTGTGCTGTGACCACATGCAGCAGAAAAACTTCCCTTTTTTTGAAAGGCTGAACTTCCAGGACTTCACTTGCACAGTCACTGATTTGGAAGCTATTCTAAAGAAGGAAACACTAAGCACAAAGTGGAGAGTGCCTCTGATTGCCCTATGCTGGCTGGGCAGGAATTTCTCATGCTTTCAGCCAAAGCAAAGGATAAACTCCACAGCAGCCCATCCTGAGGCTAAACTCACCTATGCATGCCCTGATTCTCTGCCATATTGGCTGCATGTGTAAGGGTGTATCATCTCTACTTGGCATTTTCTAACTACACAGCTAAAGTACTACTAATTTAACACATGCACGATATTAGATACAGGAAACCCCAAGCTCTTGCAGAGTTCTTATTCCTCTACATAGAACTGAGCTCAGCACTGAGGACGTGCATGGATCTAGCAGGAGAACAGAACGGATACTGCTTTCCTGAAGGCAGGGTCCCTTCTCAGGCTCCCAAACACAGAGATGGAGcaaggctgctgctgtcaccctCAGGAGGTTCAGCCCTCACCCTCTGCACACGACCAGCATGTTCTCCCTGTTGGCACAAGCGTATAGGTACCAGACTGCAGACACACCTTCTTGTCACTCCCTGCAGTCAGCACTCTCCCTTTAGACTCATGAAAGGAGTCACCTGTGCCCTGCTGTTGCACTGCATAGTCTTGCTCTACCACTGCTGTAGACCCCAGTGCAATTCTCATGGAAAATATGACATCATTTTTCAGCTGATTGTTGGAGCAGACCCCTACAGAGCAACAGATTTCACAGGGGCTCACCCTCTGGCTCTTCTTGTCTTTGGCAACAGACCACAAGATTCAGTGTCCTATGTGCACAGGTTGATAGCAAAGGAAAGAGCCTCTCCAACAGCAGCCCTGGGTAAGAGGAATGACCACTTCTTACCTAGTGTATGAACAAGCTCAATGTGGGCTACTGTAAATTCCAGCAGTAGCCACAGTTTGGCTACTAGGCCTGCACCGATTCTAGCAGCATTCATCTCAAAACTTGTGGCACAGCATTAAAGAACAGCATTAAAAGTGCAATTCCAAATACATGTTTCCTGGTGTGGTACCACTTCTGACTTCAGTCAAGTACATCTCTGCTGCCCAATATTCCTAAACACACTGTGAACTTCAGAGGCTACTTGGGGCAGTTCAGTGTACTTTCAACTGTACCAAAAGAGCAGAGGGCTTGATGCTGCCAAGAAAGATCCCAGACTGTAAAGTAACAATTTATCAGAATAGTAATAAGATTCTATAAATGAACCAGTTCCTTCCTCCTCTAAACCAGGTGGAAGATGAGTATCTTTGCACTTGACACTACAGCACCTTCACCTCCTAGAGAATGGAAAAACTGACATACAATCCCGAACATATGCAGTTACTGCTGCCATCCCAGTTAGATAACAACTTCACCTAATTTTAGCATAAGATCTCCATTGCTGTCAGAAGAGGAGGTCCCACCCTGCCCTGGTCATTCTGCCTGCCCCTCTGGGGACAGCACTCTGGTCACACAATGAGCTGTACAGGATGCAACCCATTTGCAAGCCAGTACTAATCCAAGCATCAGATGGCTATGGAACTAACGcattagattttctttctgctaagCAGCACTGTCTGAATCAGTAAGTCTGCACAGTGGATAGATGATGCCTGTCAGCTAAGCCTTTGGATCCAGGGCAGAAAGGTTAAGCTCAGTAGTACTGTCCCTACACACTGTGTCTCACCTGGAGCTGTTCACTGCAGGGCTTCTTCCAGCTGTCATCACAAAACCCAGAAAGATACCAAAAAATAAGGACGTTCAGACAGGAAAAACTGCCAACATCTGTGAACTAAAACTAGGTGCAAAGACTTGAACAGCAATTCCAGCACAGCTGCCAAACCACTAAGAAGCAAGACTCACACACATTTTGGTTCATGTTTAGTTCCAGATTTGGATGATGTTTAACAGGACATGGTTAATTATCCATCAGGCTTGCATTCATGAGTTGAACTAGCCACTATTTTCAATAAAAGGCTTTTGCCTTACTATATGCAAGTTCCCTTGATCCTCTTGGAACTAATTCAGTTTttcaggagagagaaagaggtaTGATTTCTTTATCAAATTctcctttctgtatttctctgttcTGTTCAGGGCAGGAACTGGATAGCTTGGTATACCACAACAATTACAATGGGAAGTTCCTGTTGGCACAAATACTACCTCAGGAATTCTCAGAGTAATCcaattttaggaaaaatatcCAAACTTGTCAAGGGCTGCTTCCAAGAAGGAATGATGAAAGCTTGCCTGAGGTCTTAGCAGAAGCAGTCAACCTCAGAGACAGTTGCTAGAACTGGCAGAACAACATGGATAGAAACAACTCTCCATTAGGGTGTGGTTTTGCGTCTTTCATCAGTCACGCTATTACACTTTGGGGAATGTTTCAGGAAAGGTCACACATGCGCTCTTCAGAAATTAAGCACACATTAATAATTTTGGGGTGGGGGTCAAGTTTCTTAGCTTTAGCCACTTAAAAATTTAGAAGACAAGGCTCTCTGCATAGAACAGGACTTTCCAATAGGCATCTCCTTCTATATTAATCTTAGAATGAACTGAGTCAGCCTTTGGAGAGCTCGCTTTTTATTGACTACTGTGTCCTTGTACAGCTGATCAGGACAAGACACTTGACTTTCAGCTGGCTCAAATCAGATGAGATGAACCACACTATTGACACCTTCTTGTTCAAAAACATGAAGCTCTAAAACTAGGCATAGGACAGGCAGAAGCATACAGCAGTCAGAGAGAGTCATTTGTAGGAGAAGCCCGAGAGAAGACCTTAGTGCTCCTAAAAATAGCAGAACTGTGAGTGccttaaatataaattattctgACCGTTCTCTTTCTAACCTAAAATGGCAACAGTACTGTGATGGCCTGGAGAAATAGCGTCATATTTTCTCCTCTAATTTACTGCTCATCCAAatgctctcttctttctcctagtcaaaattaacagaaaaccctgaaaagggtttttttcctcaagtttAATATTATTTAGTGCTATATGCTTGtgttctacttttttttcctatctgaCAACCTAGCACTGTAAACACATAtgcactggagcagctttaTGCAGAATATCAGTATCCCTGTTCACTGGGATAAGTCATGTGCCTTTCATTACATTCTTTCAAGAATATATTCTCAAAAGAATGTATTATTTCAAGACTGCAATCTAAAATATTAACAAGAACAGGACAAGCATACTAAAAGAGTTCCCCTCCCTGATGGCAGGGAACGATTACTACAGTACCAGTAGCTGGCACCTTTAGGGAGTTGAAGAGGTGAGGGTcttatttgattttttcccctggaaatgGACAGGAAATTTTGTCATCTCTTGTTTTTCACTCACATTCAGAACTTGGGAGGTGAAAGCTTCTGGGTTGAGCTATATCAAATTAATTGTCAGTGTGCATCTCTGAAGTGTGAGTTCACAAAGGTCTAAAAGAGCACTGCTTGTCTGAGCATCGTACAGTTTCTGGTTGTATTTCTACTGTTTTCCTTCTAACACCAAAATGAGCAATGAATTCACTCAAAAGTCAGTTCCAGATACAGGAAATGATGTGTAAACCTCTGTAAGACTAGCCTGAGTTCAGCTGTATAATAAAACCCAGTATCACTACTACATCATGCCACTCACCATCCATGAAAGTTTTGCACAACCCATTTTGATCAACAAATCTGCGCACTTAATACTGAAGCTTACTGGGAGTTCGCAGAAGATCCTCTTCCAATAGCGGGGCACACACTGTGGTTGAGgactgctttgttttaaaagccacACATTTTCCTACTtaattgtgctttaaaaaaaacccaaaaaaacaacccaaaagaaaacaaaacaaaccccaactaGTTAAACCAACACAGAGAAGCTCCTATCAAGCTTTATGAAAAGTGAGCTGCCAAGATTTTCCATATCACACAACATTTTCACATCAAGTCCTATTATTCTGTGTGTTGGTTAGAGGTGTAGTACTACAACATGGTGGTGTCAGCTGTCATGGTAGGAACCATTCATGTCAGACACTACAGAAAATTTAACGACATGACAGTACCTTCACAGCCCTCTGGTAGGTAAGGAAAATCTAAAAGGATCTTCCCAACCTTTCACAGTAAACACAATTGGATAATCTAAAGCACCTGCAAGCAGGAGGTGAGTCCATGATATCTCTTTCCCATCAACCAGCTAATACTGTTATCAAAACAGTTACATTATGTCAGCTCTTCAGTCTCCTATCTGTTTTGGGGCATTTCAGAGGACCTTATCACTTTGGCATTTAGCCACCAACAGATTTAGTTGATCCACACACTATATTTCCTTCTCCTGTATCCTCAGCTGTTTCTAAGATGCCCAAACCCTTCACAGGGGCTGAATTACCATTTCCTTCAAGAGCCGTCTGGTTCCTATTCTTTCCtaggagcagagaggagctaGCAGTACAGAGACATCCTGCTCTTCCGCATGGCTTCGCTGATTAAATATGCCGGGCTCAGTTCCGGTTCCTCGGTCATGATTGAAATGTTCTGCCACTCCCCCAACTGGTTGGACTTTTTAATGGTGTCCACAACACACAGGGCATACAGACAGTCGTCAAAAGTGGCAGCCATTGTAAGGGGCCTCCCATCCCAGGTCCTCCTGTCATCCTGATCCTCAAATGCCTGCCTGACAGCTTGAACCATCTTAATGGTGCCCCGGAGGTAGGGTGATGGGATGTCACTGAAGGCTTTCTCCGGAAGTAAGGAGTTGCTGACTGGTGTGGAGTCCTTTAGAAGGAGCTCCTGCTGAGGAGAGCTGTTGCTCTGTCCATAGAGATCAGTGCCTATTACAATCAACCGCCCTGCTGACCCCACCACAATAATGTCTTGTTTGAACTCCCCTGGGACGTTGAAGTTGAGCGTCACAGTGCAGCACACGCCACCTTCCAACACCATCTGAAACGTACAGAAGTCATCGCTGGTGATCTGCCGTATCCCCTTGATGTGGTCTGTCTGCTTCACAAAGGTCTTGAGCAACCCATGCACTTTCACAGCCTTCTGGCTGGTGAGGAAGGTCAGGAGGTCGATGATATAGGTGCCAACAGAGTGCAAGCCTCCACCTCCCATCAGGTCATCACAGCTCCAGTTGTACTTCTTGCCTAGCAGGCTCCCGCTGTGAACCTGCACCTCACACACCAGCAGCTCCCCTACATAACCCTCCTGAATTAGCTGCTTCATCTTCACAAATGCAGGCAGGAAGCGCAACACATTCCCCATGATGCTCATGAGCTTTGGGTAATAATGAGCCGCGGTCATCATCCTAAAGGCATCCAGGGGAGTCGCCGTTCGGTCACAGATGACATTTTTTCCAATTcctgaaaaacaatttaaaaaaaaaatcaacaaaaatacATGGGTGAGTAAGCTGAAAGCCCAAGGCTATTCTCCAACACTAAGCTAAGGAGAAAGATACTTGAAAGAAGTAAACATTTCAATATGGTGTTAACAGCACAAAGAACCCCTCTGGTGTGTTTCCAAAATGCACACAGAAGTTTCTTCACCACAGtatccctttttattttcaaaatgcactACTGTCTAAAGACAGCACAAAGTTGAGGGCCTGGACAGCTACGAAATTAAGCTAAGGTGAGGTGGGCAGTTATCCCCCATTTGCCACCTGCTAGAAGCAGGTACAGAACCATTCACCCCCACTCAGCCAGCTCACAGACACCTCTTCTGTGATAACCTGCCTGTGCGTGGGCTTCTGAGAACTGAATCTGAGCTTCAGATTGAATTCCCTGAAGCATGAGTAACACAACCCCATGTATACAGTAACTTAACATAGTAGATATTGAAGTCTGGGCTTGTCTTCTCAGTGGACTTGTCCCATTCAGTGGATCTTTCCCACTCAGACTCTTTGAGTGGCTCTGACGGCAGAGAGTGAAAAGCACTGGGCTTGTTGCTTGATTTAGATGTAGAAATTGCTTCTCATTTATAAAAGTCAATGCTATTCTGACAGTGGCACTCTCATTTtttgaagcagctctgctgaaatgTCAACAGCACATCCATGGTGCCAAGGGAGAGCCGCGATTGCTCTAAACCAGGTCAAACGTAGCTGTGACAATCTGTTCCCTCACAGAATTGCCCATATGGGCACACTGTTTACTGAAGCTGGCACAATGCTCCTGTTTTATCTGGCCATCAAGGTGTTCAACTCAATGCAGTGCAGGCTGAGATGCCCGAATAATGGTTTTATTATTGATTTCTCCTCATCAAATACTTAATTCTGTACCCATACACACATATAGTGGCAGTCTCCAGTTTCCTTTTTAGCTGCATACATGCTTAATGAGCAACATTAGATGAGCTATAAAACTTCTTATAGCATAAATAAAAACTCTGCTTTGAGAGCCTCAGGCTATAGCTGGGCCCGGCACTGAGAAGAGCTGAATTTGAATCCTGTCTGCTGGAGCCTAGATGAATAAATTTAGTTACATGCTaaattgttctgtgttttgattccttttcccttcagaTAGGTGAGAaatccctttttctttaaagagctGTTATGAGGAtaaatttttacatattttggaGCTGTTTGGATGAAGTCATATAAATACAGACAGATGGCACAGATCTGTCTGAGCCCACTTACATGAATATTTAACAGCCTGACTGGAAGAAGAAGGGGGTCACAGTCCAAACATTCAGTAACCAGCTTATCCACACTGCCTATTCCTAGTCTTTGTCTGCTGCTATTTGAGTATCTGAAACTGGAGGGAGGGCTGTCACCACTGAATTAGCAGTCACACCTAGTTAACACCCAAGAAGGTAAAGATCTTCCTTCAACTTGCTCCTATTTACCTTCCACTTAATGAGATAATTAGAGGTCTACTCATTTTCCTCTTGTATTAGGCAGGAATCCTCTATTCAGTGGCCATGGTCTGCCCTTCTCAGTTTCCCATCTTCACATACTGCTACTGGTAACTGAGTTGACATTTTCCACCTTACAGCacttcttttcctgctcttgaataattttttcctgctcttgttTGATACTGAAGAAAGCATTCATCCACCTCTAACTGGTAGATAtgatatatatagatagatatatacCATATCTAccagttatatatatatatagatatatagatagatatccAGCTATGTCACTTGATACAGATCACTAATATAATAGTCCTTGAATTACACAAACTTCGCAGAGAGATTTTAGCCTGGCAAATCAGTTCTCAAAATAAGGGCAACCTTAGACAAAAATTACCTACAGCCAAACCTTCCTGAaacagtcattttcctcctagAGAATACATGTGTATTACGCCATCATCTGACCTCTTCACCACGGATCCACCAAGCATAACTTTCTGCTCCAGTGCAGCTTGCATCATTCTGCCTCACAGACGTGTGCCACATTTTACCTGGGGTCTCTGCAGGCACTAATCTCTCAAGATACACAGCTCTACACATGTGCTTGTGagaaaaaatatctgctttcaattaaaaattgcaGCCTGGGGACAATCTTTTTGctctgtgctcagtgctgtgcaCAGTGGGGGTCAGTCCTTCACTGTGTAGGGCAGGAAACACTTGGGACTGTCACAATCTGAGTACCAAATTATGACTATAAATATAAAAGAGAAGCATCTGGGCTTCTCTTACATCCCTTACATTCAAGAAATATTGCCACTAGAATCAGTATAAGTCAGGCACTCatgcagagaaaagggaagagccCTAAATATTTATATGGAAACAGTGAAAAGGTGAAGTCATACACTTACTCCTTCCACCATTTCAACCTTTTTGGAAAGACTGAAAGCTTTTAATTCCAGCAAACCCAAAATGCAAATATTCTGAGAGCCTTCCTATCTCTGCGTATGCTGATAATACATGCTGTGCTCTCATCCCTGTCAGAGATTTAAACAGGTTTTTGCCTGGTGCCCAGAAAGCTTTTATATTCTATTAAAGCTTGTGCGGGTTCTTTCAGCATGACACTGCTTAGCACTTCAGTCTGTGCACACTAGAGATTTTTGTCCTCTCTGTAGCTGCAAATCTGCAAGCAGCCACATTGGCTTTCTTGAAGCAGGGCGAGAACATGAAAGGTTTGCTTAATTTAATTTACAGAAATACACTGGTGTGTTTATGCAGCTAGAATAAGAAACAGGCACATCAAAACACCACTGGTTTCTGCTCTCTTTCCTCTGCTCCCTTctcaaaggagaaggaaaaaaagacacctTCATTTTGAGCCATCTTCTATAAGCAGcgacagcagagcagagggcagTGTGCAGGGAAAACCTCCCTTCCCAACACTGGCAGTCATTAAAAGGTGTGCTCTGACTGCCGGTGCTGCAGGGGGATTCTCTGGGAACTGACCCCCTTCTCCTGGTTAGGGTTTAATCCTGCCCACTTTTGTACAAGACTCTCTAAGAAAGGATAAATTATTACCACTTGTCATTCTACCAGTGTGCTTTGCCATTTCACACATCTTTGCAAAACACATCACAGCAGATAGCAGAAACTTCACTAATTACATAAAAGCAGTCAGCCTCTCTTAGCAAGAAAGTGAAATGCATTTGTCCATGGTGATAAGTAGCAGAGTTGAATATATCTCATCATATGAAAAAATACACACCCCTTCCACAAGCATCACAAAATCTGGGCTACAATGCTACAGCTCCCAGTCAGGCAACTTCTGAACATGATCTCTTCAGTTCTTCGgtaaaatgaagaagaaaaataagtacaAGGCATTCTATTTGAGGCCTATACACAACCTTCACACCAGTCTCTTTGCCTGGCTGTGCTTCCAAGAGACAAAGCGTTGCCAACCAGGTGGTAAGTAATGTGAGGTGGGATTTCTAGGACTGGCACGCAACAGGGGAGGGCTCACTCCCGGCCAGCCTGAGTCCAAAGCTGAAATTGGGCAATGCACCTCCTAGCAAAGCTGCTGAAGCTGCCTCTCTGAAGTCCACCCACAGCTGTCATGCAGGACTTCAGTCTGAGATGCACTCCATGACCCACTGCTCCAGTAACAGAAGGCCAGGA of the Melopsittacus undulatus isolate bMelUnd1 chromosome 1, bMelUnd1.mat.Z, whole genome shotgun sequence genome contains:
- the GFOD1 gene encoding glucose-fructose oxidoreductase domain-containing protein 1; translated protein: MLPGVGVFGTGLTARVIVPLLKAEGFAVKALWGRTPEEAEELAKEMSVPFYTSRIDEVLLHQDVDLVCVNLPPPLTRQVAVKTLGIGKNVICDRTATPLDAFRMMTAAHYYPKLMSIMGNVLRFLPAFVKMKQLIQEGYVGELLVCEVQVHSGSLLGKKYNWSCDDLMGGGGLHSVGTYIIDLLTFLTSQKAVKVHGLLKTFVKQTDHIKGIRQITSDDFCTFQMVLEGGVCCTVTLNFNVPGEFKQDIIVVGSAGRLIVIGTDLYGQSNSSPQQELLLKDSTPVSNSLLPEKAFSDIPSPYLRGTIKMVQAVRQAFEDQDDRRTWDGRPLTMAATFDDCLYALCVVDTIKKSNQLGEWQNISIMTEEPELSPAYLISEAMRKSRMSLYC